A genomic segment from Anticarsia gemmatalis isolate Benzon Research Colony breed Stoneville strain chromosome 12, ilAntGemm2 primary, whole genome shotgun sequence encodes:
- the LOC142976927 gene encoding uncharacterized protein LOC142976927 isoform X1 has protein sequence MDESTKNSPCKECDGAEELQLHAEVEHLRQHLAERDSHIVALEGEFIKCTARANDLEEQLNTWREKYERLYDSHKRVQKLNQVLEDKLLQMVDKMKGEKSQLTKDIATLSVRLAESKHNYSMLQKENERYKNDMNLAIQLLQCKPDNFVSQKLDNLPVDTQARVSQYVMSKTSKPSSSSAQSKNGNEMDTFDASEYEFNISASLMSKILEDSIQDTVTKHCDTCTCNKSQNKPFCYNESYYTVATQTMLGGEMKNSLCLNCNADIKSIHSNLSIRSSSPHAIKIVNDKSVSLGVVSPLYILPQNPEPVIEIQPPIVEKPKNNGVVVDKVKVSEKNILETMVQIDTASKLEDMKQFRKTNSMNMEPAVHHKLCDRTKSSISSKKSSIHSAGNEDLLLAKDNLNNKDVQPKIEKMADNISLRKNSHSSMGAVSRTSSIAKSTVSTHKSNTQVGPGPRFCHLRMQAGSKNILLDNAEPDVPPVLYRRQSKCNENSIFKDLNDDVDNFIDLDKTDDDTIKEDIKNDNIVVETTLIDVHVDNNIKDTSVAAKPTSINPVLLNVSSSPLQPLKTHTFSNSSENNNNKSQSIESQQNTSEIDNLLNDFNAEVNNAQNNNIPNNDESKKVDVITPTDNHDVKIFNFDRYEQNKLTNQYNKPLRKIDMSQLHSLENTRISKDLPPQGEMPKMEKKPDITKTPLPPIVNVYPNLTQTHLKVNETTKVFTNEQSTSSLSSDDSAALLQKQQLLRVAEWVEKNLEQQNSFNDPLDEDVSFANRALRRDSKLSRLTETLNELALNMPHPVSKYSKSYARDGHILAQNNIPVQNQDKTVKPNIPVPKLAGHIAKETIFPVECGDATVTEISDNSKNRATAEDFAAVTEGLRAKGNKEITPEDLARMEYNVKKFLLSGPQWVNPGSVGRSRRTSSKTETDV, from the exons ATGGATGAGAGTACTAAGAATTCCCCTTGTAAG GAGTGTGATGGTGCAGAGGAGCTGCAACTGCATGCTGAGGTGGAACACCTGAGGCAGCACCTCGCTGAGAGAGACTCGCACATTGTAGCTCTAGAGGGAGAGTTCATTAAGTGCACTGCTAGGGCCAACGATCTTGAAGAACAACTCAACACTTGGAGGGAGAAATATGAAAG attataTGATTCGCACAAAAGAGTACAAAAATTGAACCAAGTGCTTGAAGATAAACTTTTGCAGATGGTTGACAAAATGAAGGGTGAAAAGAGCCAACTAACCAAGGATATTGCCACTTTATCAGTCAGATTAGCTGAATCTAAGCATAACTACAGTATGCTGCAGAAGGAAAAT GAAAGATACAAAAATGATATGAATCTCGCAATACAACTGCTACAATGCAAACCTGATAATTTTGTGTCTCAAAAGCTGGATAAC CTTCCTGTTGACACTCAAGCCCGCGTTTCCCAGTATGTCATGTCCAAGACATCCAAGCCGTCTAGCTCGTCGGCTCAGTCAAAGAACGGAAATGAAATGGACACTTTTGATGCTAGTGAATACGAGTTCAATATCTCTGCTTCACTTATGTCCAAGATCTTAGAGGACAGTATTCAAGACACCGTCACCAAACACTGTGACACGTGCACCTGCAATAAATCACAAAACAAACCATTTTGCTACAATGAGAGCTACTACACGGTAGCCACCCAAACAATGTTGGGCGGAGAAATGAAAAACTCTCTGTGTCTCAATTGTAACGCCGATATCAAGTCTATTCATTCAAATCTCAGTATTAGAAGTAGCTCACCGCACGCTATTAAAATCGTTAACGATAAATCTGTTAGTCTCGGAGTGGTCAGCCCTTTGTACATATTACCACAAAACCCGGAACCTGTCATAGAAATTCAACCGCCGATCGTCGAAAAGCCGAAAAATAACGGCGTTGTGGTTGATAAAGTAAAAGTaagcgaaaaaaatatattagaaacgATGGTACAAATAGATACTGCGTCTAAACTTGAAGACATGAAGCAATTCAGGAAGACTAATAGTATGAACATGGAACCTGCTGTTCATCACAAACTATGTGATCGTACCAAAAGCTCAATCTCTAGTAAGAAAAGTAGCATACACAGCGCTGGGAATGAAGATCTGTTACTTGCCAAAGATAACTTGAACAATAAAGATGTTCAACCTAAAATTGAAAAGATGGCTGATAATATAAGTTTAAGAAAAAACTCTCATAGCTCAATGGGTGCAGTCAGCAGGACGTCGTCGATTGCCAAGTCAACGGTAAGCACGCACAAATCTAATACCCAGGTCGGGCCGGGGCCTAGGTTCTGTCACTTGCGCATGCAGGCCGGCTCCAAAAATATTCTCCTCGATAACGCGGAGCCTGATGTGCCGCCTGTTCTGTATAGGCGACAAAGCAAATGCAATGAAAATTCTATTTTCAAAGATCTCAATGATGACGTTGACAATTTTATTGATCTAGATAAGACAGACGATGACACCATTAAAgaagatattaaaaatgataatatagtTGTAGAGACCACACTGATTGACGTCCacgttgataataatataaaagacacTAGTGTAGCCGCCAAACCCACATCTATCAACCCAGTCTTATTGAATGTTTCGTCTTCCCCCTTGCAACCGTTAAAGACTCATACTTTTTCCAACAGCTCAgagaataataacaataaatctcAAAGTATCGAAAGTCAACAGAACACATCTGAAATTGATAACTTGTTGAACGATTTCAATGCGGAAGTCAATAATGcgcaaaataataacattccgAATAACGATGAGTCAAAAAAGGTAGACGTTATTACCCCCACCGACAATCacgatgtaaaaatatttaacttcgaTCGATACGAACAAAATAAGTTGACCAATCAATATAATAAGCCTCTAAGAAAAATCGACATGTCACAACTTCACTCCCTTGAAAACACAAGGATTTCAAAAGATTTACCACCGCAAGGTGAAATGCCAAAGATGGAGAAAAAACCAGATATAACGAAGACTCCACTGCCACCCATAGTTAACGTGTACCCAAACCTTACACAAACTCATCTGAAAGTTAATGAAACTACAAAAGTTTTCACAAACGAACAGAGCACAAGTTCACTATCGAGCGACGATAGTGCCGCGTTATTGCAAAAACAACAGCTGCTCAGAGTTGCGGAGTGGGTCGAGAAAAATCTGGAACAACAGAATAGTTTTAACGATCCATTGGACGAGGATGTCAGTTTTGCTAACAGAGCGTTGAGACGAGACAGTAAGCTTTCCAGGCTGACGGAAACTCTGAACGAACTTGCGCTCAATATGCCTCATCCAGTTAGTAAATATTCAAAGTCCTACGCCAGGGACGGCCATATCTTAGCGCAAAACAACATTCCTGTGCAAAATCAAGATAAAACAGTGAAACCAAACATTCCTGTGCCCAAACTGGCAGGACATATTGCCAAGGAGACAATATTTCCCGTGGAATGCGGTGATGCGACTGTCACAGAAATAAGTGACAACTCGAAGAATAGGGCAACTGCTGAGGACTTCGCCGCCGTCACAGAGGGTTTAAGAGCTAAAGGCAATAAAGAAATTACACCGGAAGACTTGGCTCGCATGGAGTACAACGTGAAGAAGTTCTTGTTGAGCGGTCCCCAGTGGGTGAACCCCGGCTCGGTGGGGCGGAGTCGGCGCACAAGCAGTAAAACTGAGACTGATGTATAA
- the LOC142976927 gene encoding uncharacterized protein LOC142976927 isoform X2: protein MVDKMKGEKSQLTKDIATLSVRLAESKHNYSMLQKENERYKNDMNLAIQLLQCKPDNFVSQKLDNLPVDTQARVSQYVMSKTSKPSSSSAQSKNGNEMDTFDASEYEFNISASLMSKILEDSIQDTVTKHCDTCTCNKSQNKPFCYNESYYTVATQTMLGGEMKNSLCLNCNADIKSIHSNLSIRSSSPHAIKIVNDKSVSLGVVSPLYILPQNPEPVIEIQPPIVEKPKNNGVVVDKVKVSEKNILETMVQIDTASKLEDMKQFRKTNSMNMEPAVHHKLCDRTKSSISSKKSSIHSAGNEDLLLAKDNLNNKDVQPKIEKMADNISLRKNSHSSMGAVSRTSSIAKSTVSTHKSNTQVGPGPRFCHLRMQAGSKNILLDNAEPDVPPVLYRRQSKCNENSIFKDLNDDVDNFIDLDKTDDDTIKEDIKNDNIVVETTLIDVHVDNNIKDTSVAAKPTSINPVLLNVSSSPLQPLKTHTFSNSSENNNNKSQSIESQQNTSEIDNLLNDFNAEVNNAQNNNIPNNDESKKVDVITPTDNHDVKIFNFDRYEQNKLTNQYNKPLRKIDMSQLHSLENTRISKDLPPQGEMPKMEKKPDITKTPLPPIVNVYPNLTQTHLKVNETTKVFTNEQSTSSLSSDDSAALLQKQQLLRVAEWVEKNLEQQNSFNDPLDEDVSFANRALRRDSKLSRLTETLNELALNMPHPVSKYSKSYARDGHILAQNNIPVQNQDKTVKPNIPVPKLAGHIAKETIFPVECGDATVTEISDNSKNRATAEDFAAVTEGLRAKGNKEITPEDLARMEYNVKKFLLSGPQWVNPGSVGRSRRTSSKTETDV, encoded by the exons ATGGTTGACAAAATGAAGGGTGAAAAGAGCCAACTAACCAAGGATATTGCCACTTTATCAGTCAGATTAGCTGAATCTAAGCATAACTACAGTATGCTGCAGAAGGAAAAT GAAAGATACAAAAATGATATGAATCTCGCAATACAACTGCTACAATGCAAACCTGATAATTTTGTGTCTCAAAAGCTGGATAAC CTTCCTGTTGACACTCAAGCCCGCGTTTCCCAGTATGTCATGTCCAAGACATCCAAGCCGTCTAGCTCGTCGGCTCAGTCAAAGAACGGAAATGAAATGGACACTTTTGATGCTAGTGAATACGAGTTCAATATCTCTGCTTCACTTATGTCCAAGATCTTAGAGGACAGTATTCAAGACACCGTCACCAAACACTGTGACACGTGCACCTGCAATAAATCACAAAACAAACCATTTTGCTACAATGAGAGCTACTACACGGTAGCCACCCAAACAATGTTGGGCGGAGAAATGAAAAACTCTCTGTGTCTCAATTGTAACGCCGATATCAAGTCTATTCATTCAAATCTCAGTATTAGAAGTAGCTCACCGCACGCTATTAAAATCGTTAACGATAAATCTGTTAGTCTCGGAGTGGTCAGCCCTTTGTACATATTACCACAAAACCCGGAACCTGTCATAGAAATTCAACCGCCGATCGTCGAAAAGCCGAAAAATAACGGCGTTGTGGTTGATAAAGTAAAAGTaagcgaaaaaaatatattagaaacgATGGTACAAATAGATACTGCGTCTAAACTTGAAGACATGAAGCAATTCAGGAAGACTAATAGTATGAACATGGAACCTGCTGTTCATCACAAACTATGTGATCGTACCAAAAGCTCAATCTCTAGTAAGAAAAGTAGCATACACAGCGCTGGGAATGAAGATCTGTTACTTGCCAAAGATAACTTGAACAATAAAGATGTTCAACCTAAAATTGAAAAGATGGCTGATAATATAAGTTTAAGAAAAAACTCTCATAGCTCAATGGGTGCAGTCAGCAGGACGTCGTCGATTGCCAAGTCAACGGTAAGCACGCACAAATCTAATACCCAGGTCGGGCCGGGGCCTAGGTTCTGTCACTTGCGCATGCAGGCCGGCTCCAAAAATATTCTCCTCGATAACGCGGAGCCTGATGTGCCGCCTGTTCTGTATAGGCGACAAAGCAAATGCAATGAAAATTCTATTTTCAAAGATCTCAATGATGACGTTGACAATTTTATTGATCTAGATAAGACAGACGATGACACCATTAAAgaagatattaaaaatgataatatagtTGTAGAGACCACACTGATTGACGTCCacgttgataataatataaaagacacTAGTGTAGCCGCCAAACCCACATCTATCAACCCAGTCTTATTGAATGTTTCGTCTTCCCCCTTGCAACCGTTAAAGACTCATACTTTTTCCAACAGCTCAgagaataataacaataaatctcAAAGTATCGAAAGTCAACAGAACACATCTGAAATTGATAACTTGTTGAACGATTTCAATGCGGAAGTCAATAATGcgcaaaataataacattccgAATAACGATGAGTCAAAAAAGGTAGACGTTATTACCCCCACCGACAATCacgatgtaaaaatatttaacttcgaTCGATACGAACAAAATAAGTTGACCAATCAATATAATAAGCCTCTAAGAAAAATCGACATGTCACAACTTCACTCCCTTGAAAACACAAGGATTTCAAAAGATTTACCACCGCAAGGTGAAATGCCAAAGATGGAGAAAAAACCAGATATAACGAAGACTCCACTGCCACCCATAGTTAACGTGTACCCAAACCTTACACAAACTCATCTGAAAGTTAATGAAACTACAAAAGTTTTCACAAACGAACAGAGCACAAGTTCACTATCGAGCGACGATAGTGCCGCGTTATTGCAAAAACAACAGCTGCTCAGAGTTGCGGAGTGGGTCGAGAAAAATCTGGAACAACAGAATAGTTTTAACGATCCATTGGACGAGGATGTCAGTTTTGCTAACAGAGCGTTGAGACGAGACAGTAAGCTTTCCAGGCTGACGGAAACTCTGAACGAACTTGCGCTCAATATGCCTCATCCAGTTAGTAAATATTCAAAGTCCTACGCCAGGGACGGCCATATCTTAGCGCAAAACAACATTCCTGTGCAAAATCAAGATAAAACAGTGAAACCAAACATTCCTGTGCCCAAACTGGCAGGACATATTGCCAAGGAGACAATATTTCCCGTGGAATGCGGTGATGCGACTGTCACAGAAATAAGTGACAACTCGAAGAATAGGGCAACTGCTGAGGACTTCGCCGCCGTCACAGAGGGTTTAAGAGCTAAAGGCAATAAAGAAATTACACCGGAAGACTTGGCTCGCATGGAGTACAACGTGAAGAAGTTCTTGTTGAGCGGTCCCCAGTGGGTGAACCCCGGCTCGGTGGGGCGGAGTCGGCGCACAAGCAGTAAAACTGAGACTGATGTATAA
- the LOC142976922 gene encoding uncharacterized protein LOC142976922 translates to MGNLLSSAPTREGNAEYVTSESETMNNTNVFSDGEKEENIANVDVDDANEDKARAKAKEEEMNEFRKELSLKREQRREILARHRAEKEELERSLQKEKAAKLVLSESNQLLCELLTKNSIAIPEHLIAGNGKSEITETLVQMREEFIIIKANNTQLRKDLAETNSALQSAYSDIADLNAENTESMKQIRALKEVVTVSKTMIGLREQQLNELKNKLNEIERNLADRETNLLSADLRQEYERQLQNIRTLRGLYEERARLAEVTRQGLVRELDEHKVLYQAEVKKCKDLTDKVEELETKIDSLIETIENKNSQISTCQKETNVLKAEMAVVNKLFSEVLLGYKTKQDLDTLVHRLEENHGILTQMAERENGSEVSSALPKLLLELVSQVDESQKQDIEENPNVDNEPSNQEVPTQDTETQKSSASAEDIVENLPKVWKVLIELLSHQNASDVESSEKVTTCYKSVETASGPVLVPSVSQTYIRLKDLIIEKLGLIKEVNRMKQLNTHLETRLGEQERRLCLVTSELSKTWHVVGRLRRHHHQLHTHEKILKYELQQKRKLLNELKEELEYCREKWEQAREKNTQSERDWRKLRAEFSSRKTKAGSPSFNNSGESGYSDERPSDESSESNDESEYVAEPLKRSKKKVKKPFETIVDSSADFNLAAEREDPASDMLDVADLPLDTQGSEENHDVMSEPSKSEAFSKNDKICEETEDEVADITHDDSCTEDVCTEDPSNEDTTVATVIAQVKVSPVDSVTQLPSTSVPLIDPQEILRNVKLQNERLAIKDKRLKKLESTSAALLKKTQTTAEIGEQLSSTLDLLINRPGSSNSSCHEVETNNIVLTDKVNSSEASNIDSTPEIVSELQENTDVTDAKQTDLDKESIKQNAEVDSVNSTESQQKSPQESLPDFKAILEDIRKQNERLAKKDERLQKLEENCSEVVKNISSTINSGDKMIEKLESLHGDRHGPNTSKAETVEDHPKEEPTNSDKDDGPSTSNEMDHEARFAARDIRLKRLEEQTKSLVNKVNKTTSKGVKIHYKLEELHNIYGSENSRAGTPSEENEDKNNGNESPDE, encoded by the exons ATGGGAAATTTACTCAGTAGTGCCCCAACAAGGGAAGGCAACGCAGAATACGTCACAAGTGAAAGTGAAACAATGAACAACACAAACGTTTTCAGTGATGGcgagaaagaagaaaatattgccAATGTTGATGTTGATGATGCTAACGAAGATAAAGCTAGAGCTAAGGCTAAAGAGGAAGAAATGAATGAATTTAGGAAGGAGCTCAGTCTAAAACGTGAACAGAGAAGAGAAATATTAGCTCGGCACAGAGCAGAAAAAGAAGAATTAGAGAGATCGTTGCAAAAAGAAAAAGCCGCAAAACTGGTTTTATCTGAGAGCAATCAATTACTATGTGAGTTATTAACTAAGAATAGTATAGCAATCCCAGAACATCTAATAGCTGGAAATGGAAAGTCTGAAATAACAGAAACTTTAGTCCAAATGAGAGAAGagttcattattataaaagcaaataatacACAACTAAGAAAAGACCTAGCAGAAACCAATAGTGCTTTACAGAGTGCTTACTCAGACATTGCAGATTTAAATGCTGAAAACACTGAATCAATGAAACAGATTCGTGCTTTAAAAGAAGTGGTCACAGTCAGCAAGACTATGATTGGACTACGAGAGCAACAGCTAAACGAG TTAAagaacaaattaaatgaaatagaGCGAAATCTCGCTGATAGAGAAACTAATCTACTGTCTGCCGACTTAAGACAAGAGTATGAGCGACAGCTGCAGAACATCCGTACATTGCGCGGCCTCTATGAAGAACGAGCCCGGCTTGCTGAAGTCACTAGACAGGGCTTGGTCCGAGAACTGGATGAACACAAAGTTTTATATCAGGCTGAAGTCAAAAA ATGCAAAGATCTCACTGACAAAGTAGAAGAACTAGAAACAAAAATTGACTCGTTAATTGAgacaattgaaaataaaaattcccAAATATCCACATGCCAAAAGGAAACGAATGTATTAAAAGCAGAAATGGCTGTAGTAAACAAA cTTTTCTCAGAAGTACTACTTGGTTACAAAACCAAACAAGATTTGGACACATTGGTTCACAGGCTTGAAGAAAATCATGGCATTCTCACACAAATGGCGGAAAGAGAGAATGGATCTGAAGTTTCATCAGCATTGCCTAAGCTTCTTCTGGAGTTGGTAAGTCAAGTCGATGAAAGCCAGAAACAGGACATTGAGGAAAACCCTAATGTCGACAATGAGCCATCAAATCAAGAAGTACCAACACAAGATACAG aAACCCAGAAATCATCTGCTTCTGCGGAAGATATCGTAGAGAACCTTCCAAAAGTTTGGAAAGTTCTCATAGAACTATTGAGTCATCAAAATGCATCTGACGTTGAATCCTCGGAAAAGGTTACAACGTGCTATAAATCTGTTGAGACAGCGTCAGGACCCGTGCTAGTGCCAAGCGTTAGTCAGACATATATCAGATTAAAG GATCTTATTATAGAAAAATTGGGTCTAATCAAGGAGGTCAATCGCATGAAGCAACTTAACACTCATCTAGAAACGAGGTTAGGCGAACAAGAACGCAGACTTTGTCTTGTAACTAGTGAATTAAGTAAAACCTGGCATGTCGTCGGTCGGTTGCGAAGGCATCATCATCAGTTGCATACCCATGAGAAGATACTCAAATATGAATTACAACAAAAAAGGAAATTATTGAACGAGCTTAAAGAGGAGCTTGAATATTGTCGGGAAAAATGGGAACAAGCAAGAGAAAAGAACACACAATCAGAAAGAGACTGGCGGAAACTTCGAGCTGAATTCTCTAGTAGGAAGACAAAAGCGGGATCTCCATCCTTCAATAATTCTGGAGAAAGTGGTTACAGTGATGAGAGACCATCAGATGAATCATCCGAGTCGAATGATGAAAGTGAATATGTTGCGGAACCGCTAAAAAGATCCAAAAAGAAGGTAAAGAAACCTTTTGAAACTATTGTAGATTCTAGTGCTGATTTTAATTTGGCAGCAGAAAGGGAAGACCCAGCTAGTGACATGTTGGATGTGGCTGATCTACCTTTAGATACCCAAGGTAGTGAAGAAAACCACGATGTAATGTCAGAGCCTAGCAAAAGTGAAGCGTTTTCGAAGAACGATAAGATATGTGAGGAGACTGAAGATGAAGTAGCAGACATTACTCACGATGACTCTTGCACTGAGGATGTTTGTACAGAAGATCCTTCGAATGAAGACACGACAGTGGCTACTGTTATTGCACAAGTAAAAGTTTCCCCCGTCGATTCTGTAACTCAACTACCGTCCACAAGTGTACCATTAATTGATCCACAGGAGATATTAAGAAACGTTAAACTTCAAAATGAAAGGCTGGCTATTAAAGACAAAAGATTGAAAAAGTTAGAAAGCACTAGCGCTGCTTTATTAAAGAAAACACAAACTACGGCAGAAATCGGTGAGCAACTTAGTAGTACATTGGATCTTCTTATCAATCGGCCTGGCAGCAGTAACAGCTCCTGTCACGAAGTTGAAAccaataatatagttttaacaGATAAGGTAAATTCCAGCGAAGCATCGAATATTGATTCCACGCCAGAAATTGTCTCCGAACTTCAAGAAAACACAGATGTCACAGATGCAAAGCAAACTGACTTAGATAAAGAATCGATCAAACAAAATGCTGAAGTGGACAGTGTGAATTCTACGGAAAGCCAGCAAAAATCACCGCAGGAATCGTTACCAGATTTCAAAGCCATATTAGAAGACATAAGAAAGCAAAATGAAAGACTTGCAAAAAAAGACGAAAGACTGCAAAAATTGGAAGAAAATTGTTCTgaagtagtaaaaaatatttctagcaCAATCAATTCGGGTGACAAAATGATTGAGAAGCTTGAGAGCCTTCATGGTGACAGACATGGCCCTAATACGAGTAAAGCAGAAACTGTAGAAGATCATCCGAAGGAAGAACCGACCAATTCAGATAAAGATGACGGTCCTTCGACATCTAATGAAATGGACCACGAGGCTAGATTTGCTGCTCGTGACATAAGGTTAAAAAGGTTGGAAGAACAAACAAAGTCACTAGTGAACAAAGTAAACAAGACAACATCGAAAGGCGTCAAAATACATTACAAATTAGAGGAATTACATAACATTTATGGATCAGAAAATTCTAGAGCTGGCACTCCATCTGAAGAGaatgaagataaaaataacgGTAACGAGTCGCCGGACGAATAa